One region of Quercus lobata isolate SW786 chromosome 2, ValleyOak3.0 Primary Assembly, whole genome shotgun sequence genomic DNA includes:
- the LOC115956813 gene encoding alpha-dioxygenase 1-like yields MLSVIMASLKALLSAPFHQFIHKDFHEAVAKMTLTDASLFLIVHSIDKSGIWPRLPVIFGILYLAIRRHLHNKYNLLNVGRSPVGVRFNPVDHPFRTADGEFNDPFNEGAGSEGSFFGRNVLPVDQKDKLLKPDPVVVATKLLARRKFKDTGKQFNMIAASWIQFMIHDWIDHLEDTKQIELTAPKEVANQCPLKSFKFYKTKEVPTSFHEIQTGALNIRTPWWDGSVIYGSNAETLQKVRTFKDGKLKISSDGLLLHDQDGIAVSGDVRNSWIGVSTLQALFIKEHNAVCDSLKKEYPHLDDEELYRHAKLVTSAVIAKIHTIDWTVELLKTDTMIAGMRNNWYGLLGKKFKDTFGHVGGAILGGLVGLKKPNNHGVPYSLTEEFVSVYRMHSLLPDYLDLRDILATPGPNKSPPLSERIPMPNLIGHKGELALADIGFSKQIVSMGHQASGALELWNYPMWLRDIIPQNVDGQDRPDHVDLPALEVYRDRERKVARYNEFRRALLLIPISKWQDLTDDDEAVRVLEEVYGHDVEELDLLVGLMAEKKTKGFAISQTAFVIFLTMASRRLEADRFFTSNFNEETYTKKGFEWVNNTESLKDVLSRHYPELVKKWMNSTSAFSVWDSPPNSHNPIPLLLRVPQ; encoded by the exons ATGTTGTCTGTAATAATGGCGTCACTTAAGGCTCTCCTATCTGCACCTTTCCATCAATTCATCCACAAAGACTTCCATGAAGCAGTTGCTAAGATGACTCTCACAGATGCTTCCCTCTTCCTT ATTGTGCACTCCATTGACAAGTCGGGCATATGGCCCCGGTTACCAGTGATCTTTGGTATCTTGTATCTGGCTATTCGCCGGCACCTTCACAATAAGTACAACTTGCTCAACGTCGGTAGATCTCCGGTCGGCGTTCGGTTTAACCCCGTGGATCATCCATTCAGGACAGCTGATGGAGAATTTAATGATCCCTTCAATGAAGGTGCAGGCAGCGAAGGATCTTTCTTCGGCAGAAATGTTCTGCCCGTTGATCAAAAGGATAAG CTATTGAAACCAGATCCTGTGGTGGTGGCCACAAAACTTCTTGCTCGAAGAAAATTCAAAGACACAGGAAAACAATTCAACATGATAGCAGCTTCTTGGATTCAATTTATGATACATGATTGGATAGATCACTTGGAGGATACCAAGCAG ATTGAGTTGACTGCACCTAAAGAAGTTGCAAACCAGTGTCCCCTTAAGTCTTTCAAGTTCTACAAGACAAAGGAGGTTCCAACGAGCTTTCACGAGATCCAGACTGGTGCACTAAACATTCGTACACCATGGTG GGATGGAAGTGTTATATATGGGAGCAATGCAGAAACATTGCAAAAAGTGAGAACTTTCAAAGATGGAAAGCTCAAAATATCATCTGATGGCCTTCTTCTTCATGACCAAGATGGCATTGCTGTGTCAGGAGACGTTCGTAATAGTTGGATTGGCGTTTCGACATTGCAGGCACTCTTCATTAAGGAACACAATGCAGTTTGTGACTCTCTTAAG AAAGAATATCCGCACTTAGATGATGAAGAATTGTATCGTCATGCAAAGCTAGTGACATCTGCAGTGATTGCTAAGATCCATACCATAGATTGGACAGTGGAGCTCCTCAAAACTGATACAATGATTGCAGGGATGCGCAACAACTG GTATGGATTATTGGGAAAGAAATTCAAGGACACATTTGGGCATGTTGGAGGAGCCATCTTGGGAGGTTTGGTGGGTCTAAAAAAACCTAATAATCATGGTGTTCCTTATTCATTAACTGAAGAGTTTGTTAGTGTTTATCGAATGCACTCACTTCTACCTGATTATTTAGACCTTAGGGACATTTTGGCTACACCAGGACCCAACAAATCTCCACCGTTGAGCGAAAG GATTCctatgccaaatttgattggtCACAAGGGAGAACTGGCCTTGGCAGATATTGGGTTCTCAAAGCAAATAGTCTCTATGGGCCACCAAGCTTCTGGGGCCCTAGAGCTTTGGAACTACCCTATGTGGCTTAGGGACATTATCCCACAAAACGTGGATGGCCAAGATAGGCCTGATCATGTGGACCTACCAGCTCTTGAAG TCTATAGGGACAGGGAAAGGAAAGTCGCAAGGTATAATGAATTTCGTAGGGCCCTACTATTGATACCTATTTCGAAATGGCAAGATTTGACAGATGACGATGAAGCTGTTCGAGTGCTTGAAGAAGTGTACGGTCATGATGTTGAAGAGCTTGACTTGCTTGTGGGTCTCATGGCAGAGAAGAAAACTAAAGGATTTGCCATTAGCCAGACAGCTTTTGTAATATTCTTAACAATGGCAAGCAg GAGGCTGGAGGCAGATAGGTTCTTCACAAGCAACTTCAATGAGGAAACATACACGaaaaaaggatttgaatggGTTAATAACACAGAGAGCTTGAAGGATGTACTTAGCCGTCATTACCCAGAATTGGTGAAGAAATGGATGAACTCTACAAGTGCTTTCTCGGTGTGGGATTCACCTCCAAATTCTCACAATCCAATTCCACTCCTCCTTCGTGTTCCTCAATGA